One Paracoccus pantotrophus genomic window, GGGTGGGCTGGACCTCGAAATGCGTCAGTTCCAGCTTCACCGGGCTTTCATAGATCGCCAGCGTCTTGCCATCGGGGGAAAGCGCGGCGCCGAACAGGCTTTTCACCCGCTCCTCGGCGGTGGACAGGTCGATGCGGCCCAGCGTCTCGCCGGTCACGAGGTCGACCTTGACCAGGCTTTCGGACTTGTTGACCGTGGCATAGGCGATCCTGCCGTCCGGCGCGACCATCGGCACCATGGGCGTCGGCCCGGCGTCGTCGATCTCGATCACCTTCTCGACCGCCATTGTCTGGGTATCGACCACGACCAGCTTGTTCGGCCGCGCCGGGGCGAGGATGTAGTCATGCGCGGCGGCCGGGCCGGCCAGCAGCGCCGCGGCAGAGGCCAGGAGCAGAAGCGATTTGCGCATCAGGACGAGCCTTTCGTTTCCGGGAACACCGATTGCAGCTTGCGCCAGTCCTGCATGACGTCGTCGGCGCCGGCGCTCCAGTTCGGATAGGTGTTCAGCGTGTCGGCCACCTGCGCCGGCCACCAGCAGGGATCGGCGCAGCCGTACAGGTCGGCCTCCATCGGCTGGCACAGGTTCGAGACGGCGCCGAAGGCGTCCACCTCCCAGCCGGGATCGAAGGAGGTGGTGCAGCCGAC contains:
- the qhpC gene encoding quinohemoprotein amine dehydrogenase subunit gamma QhpC → MKHLIPANAKAKAFVEAEAEGREEEVVAMNSLVGCTTSFDPGWEVDAFGAVSNLCQPMEADLYGCADPCWWPAQVADTLNTYPNWSAGADDVMQDWRKLQSVFPETKGSS